From one Octopus bimaculoides isolate UCB-OBI-ISO-001 chromosome 1, ASM119413v2, whole genome shotgun sequence genomic stretch:
- the LOC106868146 gene encoding heat shock protein 60A, with product MYRVSSLLRSAAQTLRTPALARCYAKDLKFGPDARVLMLQGVDKLADAVAVTMGPKGRNVIIEQSWGSPKITKDGVTVAKAVELKDKFMNIGAKLVQDVANNTNEEAGDGTTTATVLARSIAKEGFDKISRGANPIEIRHGVMNAVDVVVEQLKNQSRQVTTPEEIAQVATISANGDRSIGDIISSAMKKVGRDGVITVKDGKTLKDELETIEGMKFDRGYISPYFINTSKGAKCEFQDALVLFCEKKISNIQAIIPALELANSQRKPLLIIAEDVDGEALTTLVLNRLKVGLQVCAVKAPGFGDNRKNTLQDMAIASGGVVFGDEGNLSKLEDIQLHDFGVISEVVITKDDSLLMKGKGEKSDIDKRISLIRDEIELSTSDYEKEKLNERLAKLSNGVAVLKVGGTSEVEVNEKKDRINDALNATKAAVEEGIVAGGGTALLRCIHALDSLNPTNSDHKIGVDIVRKALRVPCLTIAQNAGVDSHEVLEKVCQLTGDMGYDAAEGEYVNLIEKGIIDPTKVVRTALVDASGVASLLTTAEAVITEIPKEDPPMPGGGGGMGGMGGMGGMGGMGGF from the exons atgtACCGTGTTAGCAGTTTACTGAGATCTGCTGCGCAGACTCTCAGAACTCCTGCCCTTGCTCGATGTTATGCTAAGGACTTGAAATTTGGTCCTGATGCCCGGGTATTGATGCTGCAAGGTGTTGATAAATTggctgatgctgttgctgttacaaTGGGACCAAAG ggACGAAATGTGATCATTGAACAGAGCTGGGGAAGCCCTAAGATAACTAAAGACGGTGTGACTGTTGCCAAAGCTGTTGAGTTGAAGGACAAATTTATGAACATTGGAGCTAAGTTGGTGCAAGATGTTGCCAACAATACAAATGAGGAGGCTGGTGATGGCACTACAACAGCTACAGTGCTTGCTCGATCTATTGCCAAAGAAGGGTTTGACAAGATCAGTCGTGGAGCTAACCCCATAGAGATTAGACATGGTGTTATGaatgctgttgatgttgtcgtAGAGCAACTAAAGAATCAGTCCAGGCAAGTCACAACACCTGAAGAGATTGCCCAG GTAGCTACCATTTCTGCTAATGGTGACCGTTCCATTGGGGACATTATCTCCAGTGCTATGAAAAAAGTTGGCCGGGATGGAGTCATTACAGTTAAG gATGGGAAAACTTTGAAAGATGAGTTGGAAACTATTGAAGGAATGAAATTTGATCGTGGCTATATTTCTCCATATTTCATCAACACTTCCAAAG gTGCCAAGTGTGAATTCCAAGATGCCTTAGTACTCTTctgtgaaaagaaaatttcaaatatacaagCCATCATTCCAGCACTTGAGTTAGCTAATTCCCAACGTAAGCCTCTCTTAATCATCGCAGAAGATGTTGATGGCGAAGCTCTCACCACATTAGTATTAAATAG GCTGAAAGTCGGGCTGCAAGTCTGTGCTGTAAAAGCTCCTGGTTTTGGTGATAACCGGAAGAACACTTTGCAAgacatggccattgccagtggcggtgtg gTATTTGGAGATGAAGGTAATTTGAGCAAATTGGAAGATATTCAGCTTCATGATTTTGGTGTTATTTCTGAGGTTGTCATTACAAAAGATGATTCCTTATTGATGAAG GGTAAAGGTGAAAAGAGTGACATTGATAAAAGAATTTCTCTCATTAGAGATGAGATTGAGCTTAGCACATCAgactatgaaaaagaaaaactcaatGAACGTTTAGCTAAGTTATCAAATGGTGTAGCTGTATTGAAG GTTGGTGGTACCAGTGAGGTGGAAGTGAATGAGAAAAAGGATCGGATCAACGATGCATTAAATGCTACTAAAGCTGCTGTCGAGGAGGGAATTGTTGCAGGTGGTGGAACTGCTCTTCTCCGATGTATACATGCTCTTGATAGTCTAAACCCAACGAACTCCGATCATAAAATAG gTGTTGACATCGTACGCAAAGCTCTTCGGGTGCCTTGCCTAACTATTGCTCAAAATGCAGGTGTTGACTCGCATGAAGTTCTTGAGAAAGTATGTCAGTTGACTGGAGATATGGGTTATGATGCAGCGGAGGGAGAATATGTTAATTTGATTGAAAAAGGAATTATCGACCCCACTAAG GTGGTGCGAACGGCTTTGGTTGATGCCTCAGGTGTAGCATCCTTATTAACAACAGCTGAAGCAGTCATTACAGAAATCCCGAAAGAAGACCCACCTAtgccaggtggtggtggtggaatgggTGGTATGGGAGGTATGGGCGGTATGGGTGGAATGGGTGGCTTTTAA